A single region of the Biomaibacter acetigenes genome encodes:
- the der gene encoding ribosome biogenesis GTPase Der — protein sequence MSFTVAIVGRPNVGKSTLFNRIIGKRVSIVDDKPGVTRDRIYGQIEWNGKKLTVVDTGGVEPASRDIILNQMKRQVDFAIDTADVIVFLVDGKEGLTSADEDVASILRKSGKPVLLVVNKVDNFRNVPENYEFYRLGFDDIIFISASHGLAVGDLLDRLTDYIKDMPEEPEDEDIIKVAVVGKPNVGKSSLVNAILGEERVIVSDIPGTTRDAIDTFFEVDGKKMVFIDTAGMRRKSKVKEDVEFYSNVRALGAIERSDVVLMVLDATQDISEQDKRIAGIAHEAGKAIIVVVNKWDLIEKDEHTMNQFREKIKTEFAFMQYAPTLFISAKTGQRVHRIIELINFVMDQYTFRVKTPLLNDLVREATAIVEPPSIKGKKLKIYYAVQTGIKPPTFVFFINDLKLFHFSYARFLENKLRETFGLEGTPVVIKGKEKGEKNR from the coding sequence ATGAGTTTTACCGTTGCCATAGTAGGACGCCCCAATGTGGGAAAATCTACTCTTTTCAACAGGATAATAGGAAAGAGAGTTTCAATAGTTGACGATAAACCCGGAGTTACCAGAGATAGAATTTACGGTCAAATAGAATGGAATGGAAAAAAATTAACCGTGGTTGATACTGGAGGTGTAGAACCCGCCTCCAGAGATATTATTCTCAATCAGATGAAGCGGCAGGTGGATTTTGCCATTGATACCGCCGACGTTATAGTTTTTCTGGTGGATGGTAAGGAAGGCCTGACTTCTGCCGATGAGGACGTGGCCAGTATATTGAGAAAGAGCGGAAAACCGGTTTTACTGGTGGTCAATAAAGTAGATAATTTTAGAAATGTGCCCGAAAATTACGAATTCTACAGGTTGGGTTTCGATGATATTATATTTATATCGGCGTCCCATGGTCTGGCGGTAGGAGATTTACTGGACAGGTTGACGGATTATATAAAAGATATGCCGGAGGAGCCCGAAGATGAAGATATAATCAAAGTTGCGGTAGTGGGCAAACCCAATGTAGGTAAGTCATCCCTCGTTAATGCCATACTGGGCGAAGAAAGGGTCATTGTCAGTGATATACCAGGAACCACCCGTGATGCCATCGATACCTTTTTTGAGGTGGATGGCAAAAAGATGGTTTTTATAGATACTGCGGGAATGAGAAGAAAGAGCAAGGTAAAGGAAGATGTGGAATTTTACAGCAATGTTAGAGCCCTGGGAGCCATAGAGAGGTCGGATGTGGTGCTTATGGTCCTGGATGCCACCCAGGATATATCCGAACAGGATAAAAGAATAGCCGGAATTGCCCATGAAGCCGGAAAAGCCATTATCGTGGTTGTGAATAAGTGGGACCTTATAGAAAAAGACGAACATACTATGAATCAATTCAGGGAAAAGATAAAAACAGAATTTGCATTCATGCAGTATGCTCCCACACTTTTTATTTCCGCCAAAACCGGGCAGAGGGTCCACCGTATAATTGAACTCATAAATTTTGTCATGGACCAATATACTTTCAGGGTGAAGACCCCCCTGTTGAATGACCTGGTGCGGGAAGCTACGGCCATTGTGGAACCTCCCAGCATCAAGGGGAAAAAATTAAAAATATATTATGCGGTTCAAACTGGTATAAAACCCCCTACCTTTGTGTTCTTCATAAATGATTTGAAGCTCTTTCATTTTTCATATGCCAGGTTTCTTGAAAATAAACTCAGGGAGACTTTCGGCCTGGAGGGCACTCCTGTGGTAATAAAGGGCAAGGAGAAAGGGGAGAAAAACCGGTGA
- the plsY gene encoding glycerol-3-phosphate 1-O-acyltransferase PlsY: MIVLGLIASYFLGSISTAYVLVKLMKGIDIRTVGSRNAGATNVQRVLGTGPALLVFVLDVLKGVLAVMIGRLVGGPIISLWCGIAAVVGHNWPLFFGLRGGKGTATSFGVLWAIMPNIALIITVVGFTTIAITKYVSLGSILGAPLLLILVIVTGKSWHYIIFAFILMSMTLYRHRENIVRLLEGRESRLGQKVKRVK, translated from the coding sequence GTGATAGTGTTAGGTTTAATTGCGAGCTATTTTTTAGGTTCCATCTCCACTGCATATGTCCTGGTAAAACTAATGAAGGGTATTGACATAAGGACTGTGGGAAGCAGGAACGCGGGAGCTACAAATGTCCAGAGGGTTTTGGGAACCGGTCCGGCACTGCTGGTATTTGTTCTTGATGTATTAAAGGGAGTTTTAGCGGTAATGATAGGCAGGCTCGTGGGAGGACCCATTATTTCACTCTGGTGCGGCATTGCAGCCGTGGTGGGCCACAACTGGCCTCTGTTTTTCGGATTGCGCGGAGGAAAGGGCACGGCTACCAGCTTCGGAGTACTGTGGGCCATCATGCCGAACATCGCCCTAATCATCACGGTGGTGGGTTTTACTACCATTGCCATTACAAAGTATGTTTCCCTGGGGTCCATACTGGGTGCGCCGCTTCTTTTGATTCTGGTGATAGTTACAGGCAAGTCCTGGCATTATATAATTTTTGCTTTTATTTTAATGTCAATGACACTCTACAGGCACAGGGAAAATATTGTGAGATTGCTGGAAGGAAGGGAATCCCGCCTGGGACAAAAGGTAAAAAGGGTTAAGTAA
- a CDS encoding NAD(P)H-dependent glycerol-3-phosphate dehydrogenase produces MKAAVVGAGSWGTTLANVLAQNGITVALWARRAELAEEIKNYRENRTYLPGVKISSSINVSSDLEQVIHDSNYVVMVVPSHSMSAICRQLGKYIIDEAIIISASKGLESDTFRRMSQVLADELPSRFSERIAVLSGPSHAEEVSKELPTTVVAASAKRQVAEQVQDIFMNAYFRVYTNPDVVGVELGGALKNVIAICSGISDGLGFGDNTRAALMTRGIAEITRLGVKLGAKPATFGGLSGIGDLIVTCSSLYSRNRRAGMEIGRGKTVKEVVESTKMVIEGINTTKAAYLLANKLHIEMPITEQAYEVLFQNKSPLDAVSTLMKRQGKHEIEDMVFEKSVEW; encoded by the coding sequence ATGAAAGCTGCAGTTGTAGGTGCGGGTAGCTGGGGTACAACACTGGCCAATGTACTCGCCCAAAATGGTATTACAGTTGCTTTATGGGCGCGAAGGGCCGAACTGGCTGAGGAGATAAAAAATTACAGGGAAAATAGGACTTATCTTCCGGGAGTTAAAATATCAAGCAGCATAAACGTTTCCTCCGACCTGGAACAAGTAATACATGATTCCAATTATGTGGTGATGGTGGTCCCATCTCACTCCATGAGCGCAATATGCAGACAGCTTGGTAAATACATAATAGATGAGGCAATAATTATCAGCGCTTCCAAGGGTCTGGAAAGTGATACATTCAGAAGAATGTCCCAGGTCCTGGCGGATGAACTGCCTTCGCGGTTTTCTGAAAGAATAGCCGTTCTTTCAGGCCCAAGCCATGCAGAGGAAGTTTCAAAAGAGCTTCCTACGACGGTGGTGGCAGCTTCAGCCAAAAGGCAGGTGGCAGAACAGGTACAGGATATTTTCATGAATGCTTACTTTAGAGTATATACTAATCCCGATGTGGTGGGAGTTGAATTAGGTGGAGCATTAAAAAATGTTATTGCCATCTGTTCGGGCATTTCCGATGGGCTCGGTTTTGGAGACAATACCCGGGCCGCACTGATGACACGTGGTATTGCGGAGATAACAAGATTAGGGGTAAAGTTAGGGGCAAAACCCGCTACCTTTGGCGGGCTGTCGGGTATAGGTGATCTGATTGTTACATGTAGCAGTTTGTACAGCAGGAACAGGAGAGCCGGTATGGAAATTGGCCGGGGTAAAACAGTGAAAGAAGTTGTGGAATCGACAAAAATGGTCATCGAGGGTATCAATACTACAAAAGCCGCTTATTTGCTGGCAAATAAGCTTCATATAGAAATGCCCATTACAGAACAGGCTTATGAGGTGCTTTTTCAAAATAAGAGTCCGCTGGATGCCGTTTCAACGCTCATGAAACGGCAGGGCAAACATGAAATCGAAGACATGGTTTTCGAAAAGTCTGTAGAATGGTAA